A single window of Myripristis murdjan chromosome 21, fMyrMur1.1, whole genome shotgun sequence DNA harbors:
- the septin10 gene encoding septin-10, which yields MASSDVARQPDKGVRGLSLSGHVGFDSLPDQLVNKSTCQGFCFNILCIGETGIGKSTLMDTLFNTNFENFESSHFEPQVKLRAQTYDLQESNVRLRLTVVNTVGFGDQMNKQESYQPVVDYIDRQFESYLQEELKIKRSLHNYHDSRVHACLYFISPSGHSLKSLDLVTMKKLDSKVNIIPVIAKADTISKSELHKFKIKIMSELVSNGVQIYQFPLDDETVAKVNTAMNGHLPFAVVGSTEEVCVGNKMVKARQYPWGVVQVENENHCDFVKLREMLICVNMEDLREQTHTRHYELYRRCKLEEMGFKDTDPECKPVSLQQTYEAKRQEFLVELQRREEEMRQMFVQRVKEKEAELKDAERELQSRFEQLKRLHADEKAALEEKRRLLEEDQSSFNKRRAAAQLLQAQSLTANGKKDKDRKNSGFM from the exons ATGGCTTCTTCCGATGTTGCTCGGCAGCCG GATAAGGGAGTCCGGGGTCTCTCACTGTCAGGCCATGTGGGCTTCGACAGCCTCCCAGACCAGCTGGTCAATAAGTCAACCTGCCAGGGCTTCTGCTTCAACATCCTCTGCATCG GTGAGACAGGCATTGGCAAGTCGACTCTGATGGACACTCTGTTTAACACCAACTTTGAGAACTTTGAGTCATCCCACTTTGAGCCTCAAGTGAAGCTGCGGGCCCAAACCTACGACCTGCAGGAAAGTAATGTGCGACTGCGCCTCACCGTGGTCAACACCGTGGGCTTCGGAGACCAGATGAATAAACAGGAGAG CTACCAGCCGGTGGTTGACTACATCGACCGTCAGTTTGAGAGctacctgcaggaggagctgaaaaTCAAGCGCTCCCTCCACAACTACCACGACTCTCGAGTCCACGCCTGCCTGTACTTCATCTCTCCCTCAGGCCACTCTCTCAAATCTCTGGACCTGGTCACCATGAAGAAACTAGACAGCAAG GTCAACATCATTCCTGTGATCGCCAAGGCCGACACCATCAGTAAGAGTGAGCTGCACAAGTTCAAGATCAAGATCATGAGCGAGCTGGTCAGCAACGGAGTCCAGATCTACCAGTTTCCCCTGGACGACGAGACCGTGGCCAAGGTCAACACCGCCATGAAT GGTCACTTGCCATTTGCTGTGGTCGGCAGcacagaggaagtgtgtgtgggcaACAAGATGGTGAAGGCTCGTCAGTATCCCTGGGGCGTGGTGCAAG tggagaATGAGAACCACTGTGACTTTGTGAAGCTGAGGGAGATGCTGATCTGTGTGAATATGGAGGATCTgagagagcagacacacactcgcCACTACGAACTCTACAGACGCTGCAAGCTGGAGGAGATGGGCTTCAAAGACACCGACCCAGAGTGCAAACCTGTCAG cctGCAGCAGACGTATGAGGCCAAGCGTCAGGAGTTCCtggtggagctgcagaggagggaggaggagatgaggcagATGTTTGTccagagagtgaaggagaaggAGGCCGAGCTGAAGGATGCTGAGAGAGag CTGCAGAGCCGCTTTGAGCAGCTGAAGCGCCTCCATGCGGACGAGAAGGCGGcgctggaggagaagaggaggctCCTGGAGGAGGACCAGAGCTCCTTCAACAAGAGACGAGCCGCCGCCCAGCTGCTGCAGGCCCAGAGCCTCACCGCCAACGGCAAGAAGGACAAGGACCGCAAGAA CTCCGGCTTCATGTGA